CGAAAATGAACGGGCCCAGAGTGAAGCTGCCTATGAACAAGAATTTGTTCGCTATTGGGTACACAACGGCTTCGTTCAAATAAGCGCTCAGAAGATGTCTAAATCCCTGGGCAATTTTGTGACAATCCGCGATATACTGAACAATTACCTGCCTGAAGTGCTCAGATTCTTTCTTTTAACCAAACACTATCGCAGTCCACTGGACTACTCTGCAGACGCCCTGGATGAAGCAGAAAAGGCGTTGAAGAGGATTTATGTTGCCAAAGAATTGCTAGAAAACAAGCTCGAAAGTTCCAAGTGGAGTAAAACCAAACTTCCGGAAGAAATCTTTGCCGAGCTAAAAAGTCTGGAACAAAAATGGCAAGAGGCCATGGATGATGATTTAAACACGGCCAAGGCTTTGGGATATATCTTTAATACCATCCGCCTGGCAGGCAGAGTTTTGGAAAACAAATCCTGGCGCAAAAGCGAGCAAACCAAAGAACTTTGCCAGCAAATTTTAAATATCCTGGACAAATGGGGCAATATCCTAGGCCTGTTCACTCAGGAGAGCGCAACGTTCCTAAAGGATTTAAGGGACATCAAGTTAAGACGCAAAAACATTGATCCGGACCAGGTCAACGAACTGGTTCAGAAAAGACAAGAAGCCAGAAAAGCCAAAGATTTCGCCCTGGCGGATAAGGTCAGAGAAGAACTTACTAACATGGGCATAGAGGTTAAAGACACCCCTGCCGGGCCGGTTTGGGATATT
This sequence is a window from Desulfovulcanus ferrireducens. Protein-coding genes within it:
- the cysS gene encoding cysteine--tRNA ligase: MYLYNTIARKKQEFVPLNNNTVHMYVCGITAYDYCHIGHARSAVVFDVLVRYLRSLGYKVKFVRNFTDIDDKIIKRAQKEGLTTEQVAEKYIQAFYEDMDKLNILRPDIEPRATEHIQEMIDLIQVLEEKGYAYRTKSGDVYFRVRKFKDYGRLSGRNIEELQAGARINPGEEKEDPLDFALWKAAKPGEPKWNSPWGEGRPGWHLECSAMSAKYLSQPFDIHGGGQDLAFPHHENERAQSEAAYEQEFVRYWVHNGFVQISAQKMSKSLGNFVTIRDILNNYLPEVLRFFLLTKHYRSPLDYSADALDEAEKALKRIYVAKELLENKLESSKWSKTKLPEEIFAELKSLEQKWQEAMDDDLNTAKALGYIFNTIRLAGRVLENKSWRKSEQTKELCQQILNILDKWGNILGLFTQESATFLKDLRDIKLRRKNIDPDQVNELVQKRQEARKAKDFALADKVREELTNMGIEVKDTPAGPVWDIV